The Cuculus canorus isolate bCucCan1 chromosome 3, bCucCan1.pri, whole genome shotgun sequence DNA window GGGAAGCAAagtttaaacataattttttatgCTTATTTGTAAGAGTCAGCCTTTCAGTTAGGAGTCAAATTCCCATTCATACAAAATTTCTATCAAAACTACACTGCAGCTTGGGGGTTTGCCTTTATAAGTGAACAGTGTTTTGAGATGCTTGTTGAGCGCTGAGCTGGTGTAGGCCATTCTCTGTCCCCTTCCTGGGTCTTTTGTTTCAGGTGTAGTAAGTGTGACTTGGTAATAGTGGGTTTTAGGTATTTATTAGAATAACATTAATCAAGCTATTTAGATCTTAATATTAAAAGCTTATTGAACTGAAGATTCAAATGTTAGGAAATAGGATGGGCTTGGTTCTGAGGATAATCTTTTTCTGTAGGATCTTATGTAAAAGTTTGGGTGCTCGTGGTGGATTGTGTCCCCTCTTCTGCCACTTCCTTGCTGCCTAAGGTTGGGGGAACAATTCTGCTTCCTGTGGTCTTGTCTGCCTTGTTAGTAAACTCCTTAGGGCAGGGGCTTCCTGTTGCTTTTTACCTTTTGTAGCATCACGTCCATGAAGCATTCACTTTGCACGGCTACTAATGATCTccataaaactgtattttacaaCTCTATCTTGCCATTTCTTATAATACTTCTATCAAAGCTGTTTTAGCAGAAAACTGTATTGGGATGTGAGTCTGATTTTTGTTTGGACTAATTTTAGTATGgactaaaattttattttataactctgggggctgagggggaaaTATCTCTTTCTGATGCTATGGATGTTATTCTTTTGTCTCTTTCATGCTTAATATAGTTTCCTCAGTattgttttaatataaattttgtTCCATTtgtacactatttttttttgttttctttctaagcaaGATTTCTAGTGCTCCATTTATAAAAGGCTGAAAGTCTACTATACCTGAGCACGTACAGAGAATAGGAACTTTAATTAACTTCTAGGAAgtgggaagaaattctccagATTCTTAATGCACGTGTACGTCATTGTTAGGAACATAGTAAAGCTCAGTAGAGTGCAAGGGGGGTTATTGCTCAGAGCATCTTCAGAGTTCACAGAAATGTTGTTTGTTCTGGGAtcaaatgtggggttttttaaaaaaaaacttggttCTTTGGAGAACTTTGGAGCAACTTCAACCATTACTTGGGAATGTGACATAACCTAAACAGTAGTGGAAATGGTAAAGCTGAAAATGAACGTTGAACATTTAGAGGATAAAAGTCCATTTTgagtgatgatttttttaataaagaaaacacttcaaggaagttttatgttttcttagATTTACAGTTTGATAATGTATTCATGCAGGTCCTGTGCTTCGGTCGGTTAAGCATTTGGGATTTTATCCAAGTCTTGTTTAAAAGTCTTATCTCAGAAGCCTGTTTGAGGAAGTGTTTATTTAGGATTGCAGTCAACTTTTGCTTCATCTTACCTTTCTCTTATTGCCCGATTAGAAGagagaataatttcttaattcCACGTGCCTTAATGAGGACATTCCTTTTGATCTTCCTCTGTTTGCTTTGTCCCTATTACAGGTTGTAATAGACTCTACTGTTTCAGGTAAAATTACGGTTGAGATTTAAACTCAAATTAACTTCAGAGAAGTCTCTATATATGACTGGCAGTGTGTTTTTTGATACGACCGCTTAGGGTGCCACTTGTTCAAATCTGTGCTTCCAGCCAGACTTTTCACAGTGCTCCTTTGAAAGTCTGGTCTCTGAAGCTCAAGCACCTCGAGTGCTTAAATCTAAAGTGAAGCACTCTTAAAAGTCTAGTTGTGACTTTTGGCCACTGATATCTTTGGATTATGTTAGCTTCCATGCAAATAGCTAACGTGTAATGTTGTTAACAGCTttttgcagagagaagaaagatggaaagTAATGCAGTTTTACTGGAATCCAAGTCCTCTCCTATCAACCTTCTGAACGAAATGCATCAGCTGCGTCTCCTGGGCCACCTCTGCGACGTGACCGTCAGTGTGGAGTATCAAGGTGTCAGGGCAGAGTTTGTTGCTCACAAGGCTGTGTTGGCAGCAACAAGCAAATTTTTTAAGGAGGTGTTCCTTAATGAGAAGGGCGTGGATGGCCCAAGGACCAACGTGTTCTTGAATGAGGTCCAGGTTGCTGACTTTGCTTCATTTCTTGAGTTTGTCTATACCTCTAAGGTAGAGGTGGAAGAAGACAGAGTGCAGCGCATGCTAGAAATAGCTGAAAAGCTGAAGTGCTTGGATCTCTCTGAAACCTGCTTTcagttaaagaaacaaatgcttGAATCAGTGCTGTTGGAGTTGCAAAACTTCTCTGAATCTCAGAACTCTGAGGAAGAGAGCACTACCCAGCCAAGTGTTTTGCTGGAGtccaaagcagctgctgtggcagaAGCTGACCAGGCAGACTGTCCTCTGCATCCTCTGGATTCCCCAGTAGACAGGCCCAGCTGTGGAATGTCTCCTGAGGTGCCGGCTACcaaatcaaaagagaaaatggacaaaaagaaggaaattatgaAGCCTCCTTATGCCAAAATCAGAAGGGCAAGTGGGAGACTGGCTGGGAGGAAAGTATTTGTGGAAAttccaaagaagaaatacaCGAGGCGTCTgagagagcagcagaagagTGCTGAGATTGCTGTTGAAGGAAACAAATACCCTCAAGATCAAGATATGTGTGAtatggagagagaggaggagcaAGCAGAGAACAACATCAAACCTGAGAGTGAGGAGTGTGATGGCAACTTTGAATCggaagaaaacctgaaaaaatctGAAGAGGATAAAAAGAAACGAGGCAGTAACTTCAAGTGTAGCACATGTGAGAAGGAATTCCTGTATAAGAAAAGTTTTCTCAAGCACATAAAACACAACCACGGCATTGCAGCCGAAATAGTTTATCGTTGTGAAACCTGCAGTCAGACCTTTGCCAACCGGTGCAACCTAAAAAGCCATCAGCGCCATGTCCACAGCGGCGAGCGTCACTTCCCTTGTGAGCTCTGCGGTAAGAAGTTCAAGAGGAAGAAGGACGTCAAGAGGCACATTCTCCAGGTTCatgagggtggtggggagcGTCATCAGTGCCAGCAGTGTGGAAAGGGGTTGAGCTCCAAAACTGCCTTGAGGCTCCATGAAAGGACGCATACAGGCGACAAGCCTTATGGGTGCACAGAGTGTGAGGCTAAATTTTCTCAGCCTTCTGCACTTAAAACACACATGAGGTATGAACAGACTTAACTGGCCTTGTTAGATTCTGGGGGGAGAAGCAGAATCCCCTGGAACACACCTTGAGCCTTCAAGTGGAGTGGGGATGTAAAACCTGACTTGACTGGAagtctgcatttccttttttagcttttttttttttcctgcttttcaggctgaaggagttattttaattttctttaagcCAAAGTAAGAGGTGCATGAGCTGAGGCGTGCCACTGCCATAGTGCATGTT harbors:
- the GZF1 gene encoding GDNF-inducible zinc finger protein 1, whose protein sequence is MESNAVLLESKSSPINLLNEMHQLRLLGHLCDVTVSVEYQGVRAEFVAHKAVLAATSKFFKEVFLNEKGVDGPRTNVFLNEVQVADFASFLEFVYTSKVEVEEDRVQRMLEIAEKLKCLDLSETCFQLKKQMLESVLLELQNFSESQNSEEESTTQPSVLLESKAAAVAEADQADCPLHPLDSPVDRPSCGMSPEVPATKSKEKMDKKKEIMKPPYAKIRRASGRLAGRKVFVEIPKKKYTRRLREQQKSAEIAVEGNKYPQDQDMCDMEREEEQAENNIKPESEECDGNFESEENLKKSEEDKKKRGSNFKCSTCEKEFLYKKSFLKHIKHNHGIAAEIVYRCETCSQTFANRCNLKSHQRHVHSGERHFPCELCGKKFKRKKDVKRHILQVHEGGGERHQCQQCGKGLSSKTALRLHERTHTGDKPYGCTECEAKFSQPSALKTHMRIHTGEKPFVCDECGARFTQNHMLIYHKRCHTGERPFMCETCGKSFASKEYLKHHNRIHTGSKPFKCEVCFRTFAQRNSLYQHIKVHTGERPYCCDQCGKQFTQLNALQRHHRIHTGEKPFMCNACGRTFTDKSTLRRHTSIHDKNTPWKSFLVIVEGASKNDEGHKTELPDEEYDMSPKIPEKLLSFSENGHYQNLTAVPGSVAALHDNGSATGTDCKSDGTPGPQEALIATTLSELTVLHTQTDSIQPQLHALVNME